One Silene latifolia isolate original U9 population chromosome 4, ASM4854445v1, whole genome shotgun sequence DNA segment encodes these proteins:
- the LOC141652617 gene encoding serine/threonine-protein kinase ATM — protein sequence MTTVTTRDIHDIVTKLSSDKAKVREEGIKLLNTWLKGERSISFCKYLSRKTAMLKLEDIAGVETWPFLVRLLIFCTKEEISGSKKRDPKLLFAKTLRTVVQFAQDNKSHGHHLPLIMITKDLFTHILDVFRGVPSFHSEYAVLLRHVLTVRDYRFHMKKAHYCELVVIHIEKVKVSLSEEHSGKSRYCAEECFKHLMTLHFLLENPPGDFPSKIRKTLVEFFTDFKLTTRDVWRIPRKFIECLNAYLLKDGPNLGGESLIIHNSVKTFVFSNWHQRPDSDTDLKDVLILYAKLQLLLRRGNEDENEPPLLDELLKIIGKDLEHCSILCIGTSRLDKFTTAGAKDEKIGTLASSNHNLLELAALVVYRSIVGVNKRPLATKRARNLSTADYLLNQLQHGTWVWHAVLCYLCCNYKNRLPKDHFVCWFDGICSSFERILADANKGHNYDGLLWTLRSLHQLFSLLPPPVSAEKCSPKSLSASHKLVRGWQAVWKSLIHGLPFFSNVALVADAAFMLLGDMVAHGILVMTEVPRDVWDLQCFRDISSLSALYFISCYFSRKGSQGDLRDNLHLRQSILRRVISIITRKATLKLDEHMVVLLPAAVYAICVGASDILNYYRGLYPAYWSVDTSGMTMDWLEGNEQRHEDSDENLECLISVVAEINTEFSDKEPSTRTSQGVRLPRQLQDPLLSEMESCVLHELMGRKNERNQLHDIFLHCSLLSSLFYGSMIMRKNDDLLPFRTELCNCLVGMIESAILVIQDSMRDSKSCGFWSSSLSSDGACSAVASLKNFLSCPILYGHGMHDTIDPILTPTILSVERLLMALSRLYLQLHEYWKNVQFETTMSEVSGSSTPADNILQPGSSNSRLLDMELDSADDSPDVVCGTTTAGMSFGWSRRKMDTISLISCGFSVLPIVTWDILFDILNTESDPKVCEYILQRLCQNFHCLSARKLTNLVAVIDDMIEQKSSQNLDLFDVLSPLSCLLAKMLSLNHGGKDKDIGLPLEDKNFAQSLMHFGDLVIKVFESNLLDRRGRQKLVDCICDFIGLNPQIGQTMIQKLLILLSDPDYRVRLLLARRVGILFLSWDGHDVLFQDICSNFDPRLEFCPKGRLVTKIKDPGAYSQLVPAIETIVVTLMHVAFHSEKIELEAVFRICMVSTHHPCQRDLVKAALDNLARQLQYSCRSKYLEELMGPLIFSWVACGMGLQGLVQIMDLFVLDIEQSHFLQYCCQWLVPALILHGDTHDSSTLQWLAEQTGQTVPALVISYFPSVFSICMVLHCCNNSESQKASAVLQSKVLQFAVISEDDRDMLIKKNMVTIVCQIISLASSTPDTQIPFFPREHIELAVRTVVDGFLDLDNYNSSEGVIDKINIFRPDRVFMILIELHYKVTAAVNQRHVAHHLAGVEVLIRILGHRVAVASTYCYLLNLVGQFISIPSLQDQCCRMISLLLKMCKSNMSEEITRVLGEQLQYLVSKLVSCCIPSGSNAEISSPSSSQVLSLLHLLIVDSDPSLHAYIKEIEPFPDLEEFHTIKTFHGELCRGYSPRDYFLKFVKRSLDLPPKLLLWSLQAFHRKLLDRESFLSAEDVESNALSSDWYSDGETVQAVWSLVRLCCLPDAEKVRALVSDLVSKVGIGDPRSVVFHLPGNLLHMSGLRAAHNSDLSRINFEFDAVASDELLVALIRKLKNYLMDDSVKIVDLSSQTLRGILSTERGIRVLGLFDSYERSLIGVHGKGVNLQLVESILLNLQKKFAAEGKSLEDSSLWSTCDKTFDLWICPLVYSLTHYCTDITLRLCQDIVMVKAEIAELLLPSIMINIAGRKDLSIDLCKHISVKVEQHILTERNKLTKSIQVMLDALNELRLCHILESDGRAFSSPQPENLKASRSSSGSRIKHRASPKSHESDPAKSAATISTRLWDKVYWLIIDYLTVAKSALLSGSYFTALMYVEYWCEEHFNSLTLGKPDFSPVETLAYHTEILLSALTQINEPDSLYGIIQSHKLTSQTLTFEHEGNWSKALEYHDLHVRLEKEDNPQKYLSHESSGQTSGLSFPKAELEMQQRKPYKGVIKSLQRIGCAHILDLYCQGLISRQGEFQDDLEFVELQYEAAWRAGNWDFSLFNIRNDSVTSNELLRFNPFNQNLHSCLRALQEGDSNEFDEQLMDSKQELMLSLSHASEERTEYIYSTIVKLQILDHLSLAWDLRWGVSPGGANSRGKKPNVCSEPTVPTMDQLFRLDTQWGCILKQTKMDMNLLEPFVAFRKVLVEILGCKDSLLQHLLQSSSVLRKGAMFSQAAASLQEFKVMCMELGGEHTNLYWLGRLEEAKLLRAQGQKQMAINLGKYIAELNQSNEESSDVHRLVGKWLAETRSSNSRTILEKYLKRAVSLADEHKAVSGKYLERKCRTHFHLAHYADALFKTHDERLNSNEWEAAMRLRKHKKLELEALIKRFKSSAKGEKTDYSLKIQELQKQLSMDAEEAQKLQDDRDIFLNLALVGYKHCLVTGDKYDVRVVFRLVSLWFELSSMQNVITAMANTVKEVPSYKFIPLVYQIASRMGTSKEVQGPNTFQSALASLLKKMAIDHPYHTILQLLALSNGDRIKDKQRSKNSYVVDLDKKHAAENLLDELLSHHGNIIRQMKQMVEIYIKLAELETRREDTNKKISLPRDIRSVRELELVPVLTSNLPVDCSGLYHEGTFPHFKGLADSVVVMNGINAPKVVQCYGSDGKTYRQLAKSGNDDLRQDAVMEQFFGLVNTFLHNNRDTWRRKLGVRTYKVVPFTPSAGIIEWVDGTLPLGEYLIGSSRNGGAHGRYGAGDWSFAKCREHMMNAKDKRKAFRDVYKNFRPVMHYFFLERFLQPADWFEKRLAYARSVAASSMVGYIVGLGDRHSMNILIDQATAEVVHIDLGVAFDQGLMLKTPERVPFRLTRDIIDGMGVTGVEGVFRRCCEETLDLMRINKEALLTIIEVFIHDPLYKWALSPLKALQRQKEGDDDIETNWEDSLDEYEGNKDAARALMRVKQKLDGYEDGELRSVHGQVQQLIQDAIDPERLCNMFPGWGAWM from the exons TGGATGTCTTTAGAGGTGTTCCGAGCTTTCACTCGGAGTATGCTGTTCTCTTACGACATGTTTTGACTGTTCGTGATTACCGGTTTCATATGAAGAAAGCTCATTACTGTG AACTCGTGGTCATTCACATTGAAAAAGTCAAAGTAAGTTTAAGCGAGGAGCATTCAGGCAAATCTAGATACTGTGCAGAAGAGTGCTTCAAACACTTGATGACTCTTCATTTTCTACTGGAAAATCCTCCTGGGGATTTCCCGAGCAAAATTAGAAAAACGCTTGTTGAGTTCTTCACTGATTTTAAACTCACGACTAG GGATGTATGGAGGATTCCACGTAAGTTTATTGAATGTCTTAATGCATATTTGTTAAAAGATGGTCCAAATCTTGGCGGCGAGTCTTTGATTATCCATAATTCTGTGAAGACGTTTGTATTCAGTAATTGGCATCAACGTCCTGATTCTGATACCGATCTCAAG GATGTACTAATTTTGTACGCCAAGTTACAACTACTTTTGAGAAGAGGAAATGAAGACGAAAATGAACCCCCTTTATTAGATGAGTTGTTAAAGATAATTGGTAAAGATCTAGAGCATTGCAGTATTCTCTGCATCGGCACTTCTCG ATTAGACAAATTTACAACTGCTGGAGCTAAAGATGAAAAGATTGGGACTTTGGCAAGTTCTAATCACAATCTACTGGAGCTGGCAGCTCTTGTTGTGTATCGG TCTATTGTTGGTGTGAATAAAAGACCATTGGCTACAAAACGAGCAAGAAATCTGAGTACTGCAGACTACCTTCTAAATCAGTTACAACATGGAACATGGGTCTG GCATGCTGTTTTGTGTTACTTGTGCTGTAACTATAAAAATCGCCTGCCTAAGGATCACTTTGTGTGCTGGTTTGATGGCATTTGCTCCAGTTTTGAGAG AATTCTGGCTGATGCTAATAAAGGACATAATTATGATGGCTTGCTTTGGACTCTGCG GAGCCTACACCAACTTTTTTCGCTATTACCGCCCCCAGTGTCAGCAGAGAAGTGCTCGCCGAAGTCACTTTCAGCCTCGCATAAG CTTGTTCGTGGTTGGCAAGCAGTTTGGAAATCGCTCATCCATGGCCTCCCTTTTTTTAGCAACGTTGCCCTTGTT GCTGATGCTGCTTTCATGCTGCTTGGTGACATGGTTGCTCAT GGCATACTAGTCATGACAGAAGTGCCTCGAGATGTGTGGGACCTTCAGTGTTTTAGAGATATATCGTCTCT GTCTGCTTTATACTTCATATCCTGTTACTTCTCAAGAAAAGGTTCACAA GGAGATCTACGAGACAACTTACATCTCAGACAAAGTATTCTGAGGAGAGTTATAAGTATTATCACCAGAAAG GCTACCCTCAAATTGGATGAGCACATGGTTGTATTGTTGCCAGCGGCTGTTTATGCAATATGTGTGGGAGCTTCTGACATTTTGAATTATTACCGAGGGCTGTATCCAGCTTACTGGAGTGTAGATACCTCTGGAATGACAATGGACTGGCTTGAG GGGAACGAGCAAAGGCATGAGGATTCTGATGAAAATCTTGAATGTCTTATTAGTGTTGTCGCTGAAATTAACACAGAATTTTCTGATAAG GAGCCATCAACCCGTACCTCTCAAGGCGTGCGTCTTCCGAGACAGTTACAGGACCCATTATTGAGTGAGATGGAGAGCTGTGTTCTTCATGAGCTCATGGGCAGAAAAAACGAAAGGAACCAGCTGCATGACATCTTTCTCCATTGCTCACTGCTGTCTAGTTTGTTTTATGGCTCAATGATAATGAG GAAGAATGATGATTTATTGCCTTTCCGTACAGAACTGTGCAACTGCTTGGTTGGCATGATTGAATCTGCTATTCTAGTCATCCAAGATTCAATGAGGGACTCTAAATCCTGCGGCTTCTGGAGTTCAAGCTTGTCCTCTGATGGAGCATGCTCGGCTGTTGCCTCTTTAAAGAATTTTCTTAGTTGCCCCATTTTATATGGTCATGGAATGCACGACACAATTGATCCCATACTTACACCAACTATTCTTTCTGTTGAGAGGCTTCTGATGGCGTTGTCGAGATTGTACCTACAACTGCATGAATATTGGAAAAATGTACAATTTGAGACTACGATGTCAGAGGTATCTGGTTCTAGTACTCCAGCTGATAACATTCTACAACCAGGAAGCAGTAACAGTCGTCTACTAGACATGGAATTGGATAGTGCTGATGATTCTCCTGACGTTGTTTGTGGAACGACCACGGCTGGGATGTCTTTTGGTTGGTCAAGGCGGAAAATGGACACCATATCCTTGATTTCATGCGGATTCTCAGTTTTGCCTATTGTTACATGGGATATATTGTTCGACATTCTGAATACTGAAAGTGATCCCAAG GTGTGTGAATATATTCTGCAGAGACTTTGCCAAAACTTTCACTGCCTATCTGCGAGAAAGCTAACTAATTTG GTAGCTGTGATTGATGATATGATTGAGCagaaatcgagccaaaacctcgaccTATTTGATGTACTATCTCCATTATCCTGCTTGTTAGCAAAAATGTTGTCCTTGAATCATGGTGGGAAAGATAAAGATATTGGTCTGCCTCTCGAGGACAAAAACTTTGCACAG AGCTTGATGCATTTTGGGGACCTAGTAATCAAGGTTTTTGAGTCCAACTTACTTGATCGGCGGGGTCGCCAGAAGCTTGTAGATTGTATATGTGATTTTATTGGACTCAATCCTCAAATTGGCCAG ACAATGATCCAAAAGTTGTTGATATTGCTGAGTGACCCCGATTACCGAGTGCGGCTTTTGCTGGCTAGACGAGTTGGGATTCTCTTCCTTTCATGGGATGGTCATGATGTTCTTTTTCAGGATATCTG CTCCAACTTTGATCCAAGATTGGAATTCTGCCCAAAAGGACGACTTGTTACCAAAATAAAAGACCCTGGTGCGTATTCTCAGCTTGTCCCAGCTATAGAAACCATTGTCGTGACCCTCATGCATGTCGCGTTTCATAGTGAGAAAATTGAATTGGAG GCTGTTTTCAGAATATGTATGGTTTCTACACATCATCCTTGTCAAAG GGACCTGGTCAAAGCAGCTTTGGATAATCTTGCGAGGCAACTCCAGTATTCTTGCAGGTCAAAG TATCTGGAAGAGCTTATGGGTCCTCTCATATTCAGTTGGGTTGCCTGTGGTATGGGGTTACAGGGGCTTGTTCAG ATAATGGATCTTTTTGTTCTGGACATTGAACAGAGCCATTTTTTGCAATATTGTTGCCAATGGCTTGTACCTGCTCTTATACTGCATGGTGATACTCATGATAGTTCCACCCTTCAATGGTTAGCAGAG CAAACTGGGCAGACTGTACCGGCTCTAGTTATAAGTTACTTTCCCTCGGTGTTTTCAATCTGTATGGTATTGCACTGCTGTAACAATTCTGAATCGCAAAAGGCATCAGCTGTGCTACAGAGCAAAGTTCTGCAGTTTGCTGTTATATCTGAGGATGATAGAGACATGCTTATAAAGAAAAATATG GTTACTATTGTCTGCCAAATCATCAGTCTTGCTTCGTCTACTCCAGACACTCAGATTCCTTTTTTTCCAAGGGAGCATATTGAACTTGCAGTTCGGACAGTTGTTGACGGTTTTCTGGATTT GGATAATTATAATTCTAGTGAGGGCGTGATAGACAAGATTAATATTTTCCGGCCTGACAGAGTTTTCATG ATCCTTATAGAGCTACATTACAAAGTAACAGCAGCAGTTAATCAAAGACATGTAGCTCATCATTTAGCTGGAGTTGAGGTCCTTATACGTATCCTTGGGCATAGAGTAGCAGTGGCAAGCACATATTG CTATCTGCTCAACTTGGTTGGTCAATTTATCAGTATTCCGTCACTACAAGATCAATGTTGTCGTATGATTTCCCTCTTGCTCAAAATGTGTAAGAGTAATATGTCTGAAGAGATCACTCGTGTTCTTGGAGAACAGTTACag TATCTGGTGTCAAAATTGGTTTCTTGCTGTATTCCATCTGGATCTAATGCGGAAATTTCCTCCCCATCATCATCCCAAGTGTTGTCATTGCTTCACCTCCTGATTGTGGATTCTGATCCATCTCTTCATGCCTACATCAAA GAAATTGAACCATTCCCAGATTTAGAGGAATTTCACACAATAAAGACATTCCATGGTGAATTATGTAGAGGGTACTCACCAAGGGACTACTTCTTAAAG TTTGTAAAAAGATCTTTGGACCTTCCACCAAAGCTGCTTCTTTGGAG TCTCCAAGCTTTTCACAGAAAGCTCCTTGACCGGGAGAGCTTTCTGTCAGCAGAAGATGTTGAAAGCAATGCTTTGTCTAGTGACTGGTATTCTGATGGTGAAACGGTGCAAGCTGTCTGGTCACTTGTGCGTTTATGCTGCTTGCCAGATGCTGAGAAAGTTCGAGCTTTAGTGTCTGATTTGGTTTCTAAG GTTGGAATTGGCGATCCCCGTTCAGTTGTATTTCATCTACCTGGAAATTTACTCCATATGAGTGGTCTCAGAGCAGCGCACAACAGCGATTTATCTAGAATCAATTTCGAGTTTGATGCCGTTGCATCAGATGAGCTGTTAGTAGCTCTTATTAGGAAATTGAAGAATTACTTGATGGATGATTCCGTTAAAATAGTTGATTTATCATCTCAAACTCTTCGT GGAATCCTTTCTACAGAAAGAGGCATTAGGGTGTTAGGGTTATTTGATTCTTATGAGAGATCTCTTATTGGG GTTCATGGCAAAGGTGTCAACTTGCAGCTGGTGGAGAGTATTCTTTTAAATCTGCAGAAGAAGTTTGCAG CTGAAGGAAAATCCTTGGAGGATTCGTCACTATGGAGTACGTGTGACAAAACATTTGATTTGTGGATATGTCCTCTTGTTTACTCACTCACTCACTATTGCACTGATATTACTCTACG ATTATGCCAAGATATTGTTATGGTGAAGGCTGAAATTGCTGAGCTCTTATTACCGAGCATCATGATCAATATAGCTGGAAGAAAAGATTTGTCCATTGATCTTTGCAAACATATATCAGTCAAG GTGGAGCAACATATACTGACAGAGAGAAATAAGCTGACTAAGTCAATCCAGGTGATGTTGGATGCACTTAATGAGCTTCGTCTTTGTCATATATTGGAGAGCGATGGTAGAGCTTTTTCGTCACCTCAACCAGAAAATTTGAAG GCTTCTCGGTCCTCATCTGGGAGTAGAATAAAACATCGAGCATCTCCCAAGTCCCATGAGTCAGACCCAGCCAAGAGTGCTGCGACAATCTCGACCAGGTTGTGGGATAAG GTGTATTGGCTCATTATCGATTATCTTACTGTAGCCAAGTCCGCCCTT CTTAGTGGTTCATATTTCACTGCTCTGATGTATGTCGAATACTGGTGTGAAGAACATTTCAACAGCCTTACTCTTGGAAAACCCGACTTTTCTCCTGTTGAAACG TTGGCCTATCATACTGAGATACTGCTTTCAGCTCTCACACAGATCAATGAGCCTGACAGTTTATATGGGATTATTCAATCACATAAG CTGACCTCTCAAACTTTGACTTTCGAACATGAGGGTAACTGGAGCAAGGCTCTTGAATATCATGATTTGCATGTGAGATTAGAGAAAGAGGACAATCCTCAGAAGTATTTATCGCATGAGAGTAGTGGACAAACCAGTGGCTTGTCTTTCCCTAAAGCAGAACTTGAGATGCAGCAAAGAAAGCCGTATAAGGGAGTCATTAAGTCTCTGCAGCGAATTGGGTGTGCACATATTCTTGATCTATATTGTCAAGGATTGATTTCTCGTCAAGGCGAGTTCCAAGATGATCTGGAGTTTGTGGAATTGCAG TATGAAGCAGCTTGGCGTGCGGGCAACTGGGACTTTTCTCTATTTAACATACGAAATGATTCTGTAACATCAAATGAGCTTCTTAGATTCAACCCTTTCAATCAAAACCTGCACAG TTGTTTGAGGGCATTACAGGAAGGAGATTCAAATGAATTTGATGAGCAATTGATGGACTCCAAACAG GAGCTTATGCTGTCCCTTTCTCATGCAAGCGAGGAGCGTACAGAGTATATCTACTCAACAATAGTCAAACTCCAG ATCCTAGATCATCTGAGCTTAGCTTGGGATTTAAGATGGGGAGTTTCACCTGGAGGCGCAAACTCACGCGGGAAGAAACCAAATGTTTGTTCTGAACCTACTGTGCCCACCATGGATCAG CTGTTTAGACTGGACACTCAATGGGGTTGCATTCTGAAGCAGACAAAGATGGATATGAATTTGTTAGAGCCATTTGTGGCATTCAGGAAAGTCCTCGTCGAAATCTTGGGTTGTAAGGATAGCTTACTTCAGCATCTTTTGCAATCTTCATCTGTCCTCCGCAAG GGTGCTATGTTCTCTCAAGCTGCTGCCTCCTTACAGGAGTTTAAAGTTATGTGCATGGAACTCGGAGGCGAACATACAAATTTGTACTGGCTTGGCAGG CTGGAAGAGGCAAAGCTTCTGAGAGCACAAGGTCAGAAACAGATGGCTATCAACCTAGGAAAGTATATTGCAGAACTTAATCAGTCAAATGAAGAGTCGTCAGATGTTCATCGCTTGGTTGGCAAGTGGCTGGCGGAAACACGATCTAGCAA CTCAAGAACAATCTTGGAGAAGTACTTGAAGCGTGCAGTGTCATTGGCTGACGAGCACAAGGCTGTGAGTGGAAAGTATTTGGAGAGAAAATGTCGGACACATTTTCATCTTGCACATTATGCAGATGCATTGTTTAAAACTCATGATGAAAGATTGAATTCCAATGAATGGGAAGCTGCTATGCGTTTGAGGAAGCATAAG AAATTGGAGTTAGAAGCACTCATCAAGAGATTCAAGAGTTCGGCAAAG GGAGAGAAAACAGACTATTCACTAAAAATACAGGAGTTGCAGAAGCAACTTAGTATGGATGCTGAGGAGGCTCAAAAGTTACAG GATGACCGAGACATTTTCCTGAACCTGGCGCTTGTCGGGTATAAGCATTGCCTTGTAACAGGGGATAAGTACGATGTCAGAGTG GTATTTCGGCTTGTTTCTCTCTGGTTTGAACTCTCTTCCATGCAAAACGTTATAACTGCAATGGCTAATACTGTTAAAGAG GTCCCATCGTACAAGTTTATACCACTTGTCTACCAGATAGCTTCTAGAATGGGCACCTCAAAAGAGGTTCAAGGTCCCAATACCTTTCAG TCTGCTTTGGCTTCGCTTTTGAAGAAAATGGCTATTGACCATCCGTATCATACGATCCTTCAG CTTTTGGCTCTTTCAAATGGTGATCGAATAAAGGACAAACAGCGCAGTAAAAATTCATACGTGGTGGATTTAGATAAAAAGCATGCAGCAGAAAATCTCTTGGATGAATTATTGTCGCATCATGGGAACATTATAAGACAG ATGAAACAAATGGTGGAGATCTACATTAAACTAGCAGAACTAGAAACGAGAAGAGAG GATACCAACAAGAAGATCAGCCTGCCTAGAGACATTCGGAGCGTACGAGAACTTGAACTT GTGCCTGTGTTGACCTCCAATTTACCTGTTGATTGTAGCGGTCTGTATCATGAAGGGACTTTCCCTCATTTCAAAGGATTAGCTGATTCAGTTGT AGTGATGAACGGAATCAATGCTCCAAAAGTTGTACAGTGCTATGGTTCTGATGGTAAAACATATAGGCAGTTGGCAAAATCTGGAAATGATGATCTGAGACAAGATGCA GTCATGGAGCAATTCTTTGGCTTGGTAAACACCTTCTTACACAACAATCGAGATACATGGAGAAGAAAGCTAGGTGTACGTACGTATAAG GTTGTTCCTTTTACCCCTAGTGCTGGCATCATTGAATGGGTAGATGGTACTCTTCCCTTGGGTGAATATCTCATAGGAAG TTCACGTAATGGAGGAGCACATGGGCGCTACGGTGCTGGGGACTGGTCATTTGCTAAATGTAGAGAGCACATGATGAAT GCCAAAGACAAACGTAAGGCATTTCGTGATGTGTATAAAAATTTCAG GCCTGTTATGCATTACTTTTTCCTAGAAAGATTTTTGCAGCCAGCTGATTGGTTTGAAAAAAGATTGGCTTACGCGCGAAGTGTTGCAGCCAGCTCAATG GTTGGCTATATTGTCGGACTCGGAGATCGGCATTCCATGAATATCCTAATTGATCAGGCAACCGCGGAAGTTGTTCATATAGATCTTGGCGTTGCTTTTGACCAAGGATTGATGCTAAAAACACCAGAACGG GTCCCATTTAGGCTTACACGGGACATCATTGATGGG